The Alnus glutinosa chromosome 1, dhAlnGlut1.1, whole genome shotgun sequence region AAGACAAAGTAAATCCcataaaagaagcaaaaacaacCGCCAACATAATCtttcgattaaaaaaaaagagataaattaaTGCGTATTACACCTGCAACTGCCGTGAAATATACCGCTGCCGGCGGTTCTTGGGCTCCCGGCAGTGATCATTGGCGGCCGATGACGATGGGGACGCCGACAAAATGCAGATGACAAGGTCGGAGAAAGCGCGAATGATATACTTGTGGGTGTGTTTGGGATTTAAGGTTAGATAACATAAGAGAAGCTCATTCAGATACTCCCATTCACTTGTCACGTCCATTGGATTTCTTGCTTCAACCATTTCTTGCATTGAGCGCCGGAAATCAATGTAAGGATCCAGTGAGTACTTGGGCACTTTGACGCTTCCGGTGATGACTAATGTGTTGTCAGGATCTTCTTGCTTAGTGTCCGGGGACTCGAAAATGGAGTTGGAGCGGCCGGGGGAGGAGAAGAATAAGCGTTGGGAGGCGAAGATGGTTGCAAAGTCCAGCGGCGAGTCTGTGTCGTCGGAGTCATCGGAGGAGGCTGAGAAGAAGTCGACGGTGGAGAGAGTGAGGGATCTGGAGGCCGTGGGCGTGGAGTCTGATGAGGTGAGGTCGTAGAGGGAGTTGAAGTTTTTGATGATGGTTGAAGTGGTGGGGGAGGTGGGTGATGGACGGTTGTGATCATCTTGGTTTGGGGGTGGAGGAGGGGATTGGATGAGGGGTAGGCATTTGAGTTTGGAGAAGCAGAGGTGAAAGTTCTTCCAAAAGAGGTTTGACATTTTCGtcttcacagagagagagagagagagagagagagagaggaggaagattatatatatatatatatatatatatataggggattGAGAAAAGAGCAAGGCATGAATAGCTAATCATTTTGTTCACTTGTTGTGGGTGTATAGAGAGAAAATGACATAATGTGTCAAGTACAAATTATGCTCACAAACAGTGAACTTAGACACTGAAaaccaagaaaacaaaaaataaactgtGTACTTCTCAGTAACAGGAGGATGTCTTGCACCAGCAACCATGGGTCATGGGGTGGTCTCATCACTCAATGAGATTTATtgtagaaatttatttttcgtTAGACATTTGGAAACATACAACTATACAAGGCAGATAAATTGGTTGAAACTGAAAAAATTTgttatgataaaaaaataattaaaggagATAAAGGAAATGGAGACAAATTATTTACGAGTGGTTTGGTATTAGATACTTATGTCCattattaagaaataatttaatagaattataTTTTTGCTCTCATTTCTTAAAATATAGGAGACGGTATGCAATCAGCATAATTTGATTAGAATCATATACTCTAGCATCCTTTTCAAACTCAATATGAAAGTTTGTGCAATTAAGGTTgagtttgaaaagaaaagggatcggttttttttttttttttttaaaaggagaTTTGGTGCAATAAGTATAAAAAACTGATTATAAGATCTACCACTGAAACCATTGGATGAAGTTGATAAGATCCTATGTAGTGAAAACTAAATGTGAACTCACATGAGCAATAATCATGTGCACCATTAAGAAAAACTCAGAGCTTGAGCTAGCTAGGGAGGAGATAGAGGTAGTCAACATCGATGGCCGGAGATAATTGTCGAAAAATAACTGGAGATGGTGGAGGCCGAAGATGATGATCAGAAAATTGTCAGAGTTTTTGGCGGCCAAAGATGATAGTGGCCAGCAGTGGTGGCCGGAGATGGGCTTTTAACAATTACAACATGTCGAAAATGGGTTACCAGGGGCCAAAGAATATGGTCAAATTAGACCAATAAATGAGCCAACATTCGGACAAAAATGGGCCAATAAACACAGCCGAAAGATAGGCTACTTGGGCcaccttctcttttcttttcttttctttcttttatatatatatatatatatatatatatattggtttatttttatgagCAATTTGATATGTCGTTTGAACCACCTAAACGACATGGACAGAATTGGATTTAGGTTACCAGCGTGTGGCATATATTGTTGGCATAAACTTTTGGTGGCGCATATGGGCACGTGAGACCTCTGATGGGGGTGATTTTTATGGCATTATGTAGATCGGTCAATAAGCTTTCAATTTATGTGGTCAGAAGCTTAATATAATTCTCGGGAGACAAGGATTCGACGCAAAAGGTTATTAAATAGAGCCGAGTTATCCCAAGAGGGAGGTGCCgacaaacaaaatgaaaaaaacaagaatCCACATGGCCATTAGGGATAGAAGATTGACGTGAGCCGATAGCTCTGATACTATGAATAAAttcttaatttataaaaaataaataaataaataaaaaaagagaaagaaaatagagaTAGCATTTACGGGTATGTGCTAGACACCTATGTCCAACTACTAGCTAGGGAATAGCCCAATAGGGCTATACTAACACTTTTGCTCTTATTACTTGATTGATTTACATTACAAATGACTcgtatttatagaaaaattaagGTAAGGTGAAGATAATACAAATATGATAAGTGGATATATTATCAAATTAGgtttaattgaaatcaaatcttACTAAACGATAAGAGACGATATATAATTAGAATGAtcgatttgattacaatcataTATTCTCACACAAGCCACTCTTCAACAATTTCAAGTCATCCTTTAAAATTTGCACCACATCTTCTTGTCTTACATACCTTTTCTTTAGTATTACTCTACATTTTTTGTTGGATCACCTATTATGAATTTCCCTaccatttcttttctcttatctCCTTTTGCCaattaatgagtaatgctacgtactattatttatcttttttttattattcaaatttaatggtgattttaaaaattatattaattttaagggaataaaaagataataaaatagtaatatatatgaaggtagcattactctttgccAATATGAGTCCATTGAAGAaacaaaagtgaaagaaaaaagaaaaaaaaaagaggttaatTACGGCATTTCAAGTTCAAAAGGAACCGCCGGACGGGAGATGCAATTGTTCAAATTGAGCTCCATTGCGAGCTTCGTACATGGTAAAAACTCTATAATTAGACTggataaacatatatttttcttctaattaacCTTCATATAAGCTTGGTCCAAAATTTACCACTTtgataaaatacaaattaagtCGCATCCCCCGGCCCATCCACGATGGAATGGCTTATTTTGTTGTACGTTCTAAGttgaatttagaaaaaaatttgtattatgcAACAAGTTGATAAATCATCAATTACCTTAAagcttaaattaattaaaaaatataatctaattattttaattaatatttttataaaaaataactaagaaaATTATAGCAAATCAGGTCAATGAAACATATAAGCGACACTGTAAGCTGCAAGTATGTATCAGCAAAAACTAATTAGTCATCCTTAATATGAGTTTAtttattaactttatttttaattagccGTCCCTGATACATATGCacaggggcggagctaccccTGGCCCAGGCGGGGCCCCCCCAAGGCCAGGGGTCTccccccaaaaataaaaaaaaaattccttaaaaataaaaaaattaattaattttacccctaaattttgttatttttatagttttgacccctctaaattttttttttttaatt contains the following coding sequences:
- the LOC133882589 gene encoding transcription repressor OFP12-like, whose product is MSNLFWKNFHLCFSKLKCLPLIQSPPPPPNQDDHNRPSPTSPTTSTIIKNFNSLYDLTSSDSTPTASRSLTLSTVDFFSASSDDSDDTDSPLDFATIFASQRLFFSSPGRSNSIFESPDTKQEDPDNTLVITGSVKVPKYSLDPYIDFRRSMQEMVEARNPMDVTSEWEYLNELLLCYLTLNPKHTHKYIIRAFSDLVICILSASPSSSAANDHCREPKNRRQRYISRQLQVAQQTKERKGR